The following are encoded in a window of Candidatus Woesearchaeota archaeon genomic DNA:
- a CDS encoding APC family permease, whose translation MLKKSLKYSLLINFSIILCTLTVKAQSYVLDSIPLGIQEIISIFASFFDVLGNSQVVMLKIGLAVILFTIYQLILGNYLKDLLKDKEKFYSKKNDKKTSTIIALILSILSVVFIPLNIMQLYIDLFSIITVLLLMALYGFVVFKEKKENGVIIPPTSFDYFVKLLFASLLLVIISITMEKTNISLWIKGVLAYFVIYLLISIIYFIIKLFTSGPKTLNHTNSNHQKNPKLQEEPEQPQNNSRPRENNPPKQKSIHQPNQTEEPRTPEDLRKIADEATKKVREVLEKLDKKDKVIDVTEKSKNLNNKHQTVKENTILRAIRMKSSNERLKFVNYYCIQFKQRNILYKFYDTFKETQILKETWSYIYKNHKARFDRDLAVFFVTCKNYEELTNIINLIKSSVDSKELLFIKKFLINIANNSKNENKKDGLMQDINNLFN comes from the coding sequence ATGTTAAAAAAGAGCTTAAAATATAGTCTTCTAATTAATTTTAGTATTATTCTTTGTACTCTAACAGTAAAAGCCCAATCTTATGTTTTAGACTCCATTCCTCTAGGAATTCAAGAAATAATTTCAATTTTCGCTTCATTTTTTGATGTTTTAGGAAACTCACAAGTAGTTATGTTAAAAATTGGCCTCGCAGTAATTTTGTTTACAATTTATCAATTAATCTTAGGGAATTATCTCAAAGATTTATTAAAAGATAAAGAAAAATTCTACTCAAAAAAAAATGATAAAAAAACTTCTACTATTATTGCACTAATACTTTCAATCTTGAGTGTAGTTTTTATTCCATTAAACATAATGCAATTATACATTGACCTATTTAGTATAATTACAGTTTTATTGTTAATGGCATTATATGGTTTTGTAGTTTTTAAAGAAAAAAAGGAAAATGGAGTAATAATTCCACCAACTAGTTTTGATTATTTTGTTAAATTACTTTTTGCTTCATTACTTTTAGTAATAATCTCAATAACCATGGAAAAAACAAATATTTCACTATGGATCAAAGGAGTTCTTGCTTATTTTGTAATTTATCTCTTGATTAGCATTATCTATTTTATAATAAAATTATTTACTTCTGGACCAAAAACTCTAAATCATACAAACTCCAACCATCAAAAAAATCCGAAGCTTCAAGAAGAACCAGAACAACCTCAAAATAATTCTAGACCTAGAGAAAATAATCCTCCGAAACAAAAATCTATACACCAACCTAATCAAACAGAAGAACCTCGAACTCCTGAAGATTTAAGAAAAATAGCTGATGAAGCGACTAAAAAAGTTCGTGAAGTACTTGAAAAACTAGATAAAAAAGATAAAGTAATTGATGTGACTGAAAAATCTAAAAATCTAAATAATAAACACCAAACTGTGAAAGAAAATACAATATTAAGAGCAATTAGAATGAAATCTAGTAATGAAAGACTTAAATTTGTTAATTATTATTGTATTCAGTTTAAACAAAGAAATATTTTATACAAATTTTATGATACTTTTAAAGAAACCCAAATCTTAAAAGAAACTTGGAGTTATATTTATAAGAATCATAAAGCTAGATTTGATAGAGATCTTGCAGTCTTTTTTGTAACCTGTAAAAACTATGAAGAATTAACAAATATAATTAATCTAATAAAATCATCTGTTGATTCAAAAGAATTACTATTCATTAAAAAGTTCCTTATAAATATAGCAAATAATTCGAAGAATGAAAATAAAAAAGATGGATTAATGCAAGATATTAATAATCTATTTAATTAA
- a CDS encoding tyrosine--tRNA ligase, with product MDINQKIELIKRNTQEIVGEDELRQILKKRDLVVYLGTSITGRPHVGYYFWVRKVADFLEAGCKVKILLADIHGMLDDLKTPYDMLKIRTEYYKECISGMLESLNVDTKKLEFVVGSDYQLDKKYMLDVLKLASLSTFHDCNKAASEVVRFGESPKLGGYIYPIMQALDEEYLKVDAQFGGVDQRKIMMFAREKLPLLGYKPRAEIMTPMLPSLVGGKMSSSEAKGKIDLLDHEREVEFKINSAYCVTGEIEDNGLLIFLKNVIMVEDKKIDIQRPDKFGGNKTYNKYSEIEKDFKDGKLHPMDFKKLVANEINGLLSIVRKRFKGKENLIKQAYP from the coding sequence ATGGATATTAATCAAAAAATTGAGTTAATAAAACGAAATACTCAAGAAATTGTGGGGGAGGATGAGTTAAGACAGATTTTAAAGAAGAGGGATTTAGTTGTATATTTAGGAACTTCTATTACGGGGAGGCCACACGTTGGTTATTATTTTTGGGTGAGAAAGGTTGCTGATTTTCTTGAAGCAGGATGCAAGGTTAAGATTTTATTGGCAGATATTCATGGGATGCTGGATGATTTGAAAACACCTTATGACATGTTGAAGATAAGAACTGAGTATTATAAAGAATGTATTTCTGGAATGTTGGAATCTTTAAATGTAGATACTAAGAAATTGGAATTTGTTGTTGGCAGTGATTATCAATTAGATAAAAAATATATGCTGGATGTTTTGAAATTAGCTTCTTTAAGCACTTTTCATGATTGTAATAAAGCTGCATCAGAAGTTGTAAGATTTGGAGAGAGTCCTAAACTGGGGGGATATATTTATCCAATAATGCAGGCTTTGGATGAAGAATATTTGAAAGTTGATGCACAATTTGGTGGTGTTGATCAAAGAAAAATAATGATGTTTGCTAGGGAGAAGTTACCTTTACTTGGATATAAACCTAGAGCAGAAATAATGACTCCTATGTTGCCGAGTTTAGTTGGCGGTAAGATGAGTAGTTCTGAAGCTAAAGGCAAAATTGATTTATTGGATCATGAAAGAGAAGTTGAATTTAAAATAAATTCTGCTTATTGTGTTACTGGAGAGATTGAAGATAATGGTTTATTGATATTTTTGAAAAATGTAATTATGGTTGAAGATAAAAAGATAGATATACAAAGACCTGATAAATTTGGTGGTAATAAAACTTATAATAAATATTCTGAGATTGAAAAAGACTTTAAAGATGGTAAATTGCACCCTATGGACTTTAAAAAGCTTGTTGCTAATGAGATAAATGGTCTTTTGAGTATTGTTAGAAAGAGATTTAAAGGTAAAGAAAATTTAATAAAGCAGGCCTATCCTTAA
- a CDS encoding TldD/PmbA family protein: MFDKLNHFFGKQDNNLRYWDFNSESLNSETMIINNLNINLLNKSFVSGFSIRVLYKNAWGFSFSNNSDDLLIIAKKALENAKSTSLYTKRKVEINFDEVWKDDAEFKMKKNPFDISLDEKKKVFLNINRQTLNFNKKIKSSEIGYRFVSSEKEYCNSLGSEIKQKIPETYFGISLTAKDGDKVQSYPFRVALTKGYEVLDNIYPRIDEAKKQVIKLLNAETPKGGKYNVVCDGGMTAVFIHEALGHATEADSVLQGGSCLKGKLGKKIASEYVEVHDQGNIDNDYGGYIYDDEGVKAKDNILIKKGVLVKYLTSRDTSKQFNLHLSGNARIDFPSFHPIVRMSNTYIKEGEYKVDELLKEMKEGIYLKGSYGGAVDTLMGNFQFSAVEGYKISKGEIKEPLKMVTLGGKVLETLHNIQGISDKRDKDFPGHCGKRGQSVRTGGYNPHIWIKKAYVGGK; encoded by the coding sequence ATGTTTGATAAACTGAATCATTTTTTTGGGAAGCAAGATAATAATCTTAGATATTGGGATTTTAATTCTGAAAGTTTAAATTCTGAAACTATGATTATAAATAATTTAAATATTAATCTTTTAAATAAAAGTTTTGTTAGTGGATTTTCAATAAGAGTGTTGTATAAAAATGCGTGGGGTTTTTCTTTTTCAAATAATTCTGATGATTTGCTTATTATTGCAAAAAAAGCTCTGGAAAATGCAAAGAGTACTTCTTTATATACTAAAAGGAAAGTTGAAATAAATTTTGATGAAGTTTGGAAAGATGATGCTGAATTTAAGATGAAAAAAAATCCTTTTGATATTAGTTTAGATGAAAAGAAGAAAGTTTTTCTTAATATAAATAGACAGACTTTAAATTTTAATAAAAAAATAAAAAGTTCTGAGATAGGATATAGATTCGTTTCTTCTGAAAAAGAGTATTGTAATTCTTTAGGTTCTGAAATAAAACAAAAAATTCCTGAAACTTATTTCGGGATTAGTTTGACTGCTAAAGATGGAGATAAAGTTCAAAGTTATCCGTTTAGAGTTGCTCTAACTAAAGGTTACGAAGTTTTAGATAATATTTATCCTAGAATTGATGAAGCCAAAAAACAAGTTATAAAGCTGCTAAATGCAGAAACTCCTAAAGGCGGAAAATATAATGTTGTTTGTGATGGTGGAATGACTGCAGTTTTTATTCATGAGGCTTTAGGACATGCTACTGAGGCTGACTCAGTTTTGCAAGGTGGAAGTTGTTTAAAAGGAAAGTTAGGGAAAAAAATTGCATCTGAATATGTAGAAGTTCATGATCAAGGAAATATAGATAATGATTATGGTGGCTATATTTATGATGATGAAGGTGTTAAGGCAAAAGATAATATCCTGATTAAGAAAGGAGTCTTGGTTAAGTATTTAACTTCAAGAGATACTTCAAAACAATTTAATTTACATTTGAGTGGAAATGCAAGAATAGATTTTCCGAGTTTTCATCCAATAGTAAGAATGAGTAATACTTACATAAAAGAGGGAGAGTATAAAGTTGACGAACTTCTTAAAGAAATGAAAGAAGGAATTTATTTGAAGGGAAGTTATGGTGGTGCAGTTGATACTTTGATGGGTAATTTTCAGTTTTCTGCTGTAGAAGGTTATAAAATTTCTAAGGGTGAAATAAAAGAACCTTTGAAAATGGTGACTTTGGGCGGAAAAGTATTGGAAACTTTACATAATATTCAAGGAATTTCCGATAAGCGTGATAAAGACTTTCCAGGGCATTGCGGGAAGCGTGGACAAAGTGTAAGAACTGGGGGGTATAATCCCCATATTTGGATAAAAAAAGCTTATGTTGGTGGAAAATGA
- a CDS encoding TldD/PmbA family protein: MNVNNLIKYGIRKGADYIQVNNIKSDIQKINISENSFNQITTLKQESYIISTWVNKKRSVVTSNKLNEEVVDNAVKLAKLSKSDEYFFGLPSKNKKNNVKGIYSKKIADASSEDIAKAVKDFLNKTKKIKITEGDFRLGVRSSFVINSEGVDLNEKTTSLVFDVDVGYHKNGKISSYFDMAVSRDFIKLDQFAKHITDKTLFYLNRKEFKAEIDGVVLMPDVLNGLFEDALSHNFNVMSLKNKDGLFEKTGSNIISEKISITDDAKLENGFSSYGFDYEGNLSQSTKIVDAGVFKNFITNYNLSKCFKLSNTGNAGVTSPNFSNIILNGEGVKNIFEYGKRFLVVDGILASHTSNDITTEFSVKAGHAYLLEKNKKIPIHEAMLSGKFVDCLKQVHGFCFEEQEKGGFISKALLFEKDAVNVIK; this comes from the coding sequence ATGAATGTTAATAATTTGATTAAGTATGGAATCAGAAAAGGTGCTGATTATATTCAAGTAAATAATATTAAATCAGATATTCAAAAAATAAATATTAGTGAAAATTCTTTTAATCAAATAACTACTTTAAAACAAGAAAGTTATATTATTAGCACTTGGGTTAATAAAAAAAGAAGTGTGGTTACTTCTAATAAATTAAATGAAGAAGTTGTGGATAATGCCGTAAAATTAGCAAAATTATCTAAATCTGATGAATATTTTTTTGGTTTGCCTAGTAAAAATAAAAAAAATAATGTTAAGGGAATATATTCTAAAAAAATTGCTGATGCAAGTAGCGAAGATATTGCAAAAGCTGTTAAAGATTTTCTGAATAAGACTAAAAAAATAAAAATAACTGAAGGAGATTTTAGGTTGGGAGTTAGAAGTTCTTTTGTTATAAATTCTGAGGGTGTAGATTTAAATGAAAAGACAACAAGTCTGGTTTTTGACGTTGATGTAGGCTATCATAAAAATGGAAAAATTTCTTCTTATTTTGATATGGCAGTTTCTAGAGATTTTATTAAACTTGATCAATTTGCAAAGCACATAACTGATAAAACCTTGTTTTATCTTAATAGAAAAGAGTTTAAAGCTGAAATTGATGGTGTTGTGTTAATGCCTGATGTTTTAAATGGATTGTTTGAAGATGCTTTATCCCATAATTTTAATGTTATGAGTTTGAAAAATAAAGATGGGTTATTTGAAAAAACAGGTTCTAATATAATTTCTGAAAAGATAAGTATAACTGATGATGCAAAACTTGAAAATGGATTTAGTTCTTACGGTTTTGATTATGAAGGAAATTTGTCTCAAAGTACTAAAATTGTTGATGCCGGTGTTTTTAAAAATTTTATTACAAATTATAATTTATCTAAATGTTTTAAATTATCCAATACAGGAAATGCAGGTGTAACTTCACCTAATTTTTCTAATATTATTTTAAATGGAGAGGGTGTGAAAAATATTTTTGAGTATGGGAAAAGGTTTTTAGTTGTTGACGGGATTTTAGCTTCACATACATCTAATGATATTACAACTGAGTTCTCTGTTAAAGCGGGACATGCTTATTTGTTGGAGAAAAATAAGAAAATACCTATACATGAAGCTATGTTATCGGGAAAGTTTGTTGATTGTTTGAAACAGGTTCATGGATTTTGCTTTGAAGAACAAGAAAAAGGTGGGTTTATTTCTAAAGCTTTATTGTTTGAGAAAGATGCTGTGAATGTTATTAAGTAA
- a CDS encoding arginase family protein, giving the protein MKVLTFKSSQGALGKVGSEKAPELVLKELKELYLSESGRVLNVEKFDVEVDNSNIFTSGENLEIAFKKNYSHSRIVVVGGDHSMTYFSFKAFASRENNSGLIIFDAHPDCMENFKVTHEDFVRVLIDENILNSKNIILVGLRNWHKNEYAYLKSKRITYFTMEQVFNDYQDVCDTIMENIRSWGNTYVSVDIDFLDPAFAPGTGYLEAGGASTRELLYFLKRIKMINSVKAFDLVEIIPDKDKEGITVKAGAKVLSEFLS; this is encoded by the coding sequence ATGAAGGTTTTGACATTTAAGAGTTCACAAGGAGCATTAGGTAAAGTTGGTAGTGAGAAGGCTCCTGAGTTGGTGTTAAAAGAATTAAAGGAATTATATTTGTCTGAAAGTGGAAGAGTTTTAAATGTTGAGAAATTTGATGTTGAAGTTGATAATTCTAATATTTTTACAAGTGGAGAAAACTTAGAAATTGCATTTAAGAAAAATTATTCACATTCAAGAATAGTTGTAGTTGGTGGAGATCATTCTATGACTTATTTTTCTTTTAAGGCCTTTGCAAGTAGAGAAAATAATTCGGGTTTAATTATATTTGATGCACATCCAGATTGTATGGAGAATTTTAAAGTTACACATGAAGATTTTGTGAGAGTTTTAATTGATGAAAATATTTTAAATTCAAAGAATATAATTTTAGTTGGTTTGAGAAATTGGCACAAAAATGAATATGCTTATTTAAAATCTAAGAGGATAACGTATTTTACTATGGAACAAGTTTTTAATGATTATCAAGATGTTTGTGATACGATAATGGAGAATATTAGAAGTTGGGGTAATACTTATGTTAGTGTGGATATAGATTTTTTAGATCCTGCTTTTGCGCCTGGAACAGGTTATTTAGAAGCTGGTGGTGCTTCGACTAGAGAGTTATTATATTTTTTAAAAAGAATTAAAATGATCAATTCTGTAAAAGCGTTTGATTTAGTAGAGATAATTCCTGATAAAGATAAAGAAGGAATTACAGTTAAAGCGGGTGCAAAAGTATTAAGTGAGTTTTTAAGTTAG